In a genomic window of Streptomyces roseoviridis:
- a CDS encoding VOC family protein → MFSGAHVILYTQDAEADRAFLKDVVGFDHVDAGRGWLIFRLPPAEIAVHPTDGEPKNEVYLMCDDVAETLKRLEDRGAEVSRPISDQGWGLVCAVRLPSGSELPLYEPRHPVAHTASP, encoded by the coding sequence ATGTTCAGCGGCGCGCATGTCATCCTCTACACCCAGGACGCGGAGGCGGACCGCGCCTTCCTCAAGGACGTGGTCGGCTTCGACCACGTGGACGCGGGACGCGGGTGGCTCATCTTCCGGCTGCCACCGGCCGAGATCGCGGTGCACCCCACCGACGGGGAGCCGAAGAACGAGGTCTACCTGATGTGCGACGACGTCGCCGAGACCCTGAAGCGGCTGGAGGACCGGGGCGCCGAGGTCTCACGCCCCATCAGCGACCAGGGCTGGGGCCTGGTCTGCGCGGTGCGCCTGCCGAGCGGATCCGAACTGCCGCTCTACGAACCGCGCCACCCGGTCGCCCACACCGCCTCACCCTGA
- a CDS encoding UDP-N-acetylglucosamine 1-carboxyvinyltransferase — MADDYLVRIGKLIRDARQHRGWTQTQLADALGTSQSAVNRIERGNQNISLEMIARIGEALDSEIVSLGYAGPMHLRVVGRRRLSGSIDVKTSKNACVALLCASLLNKGRTVLRRVARIEEVFRLLEVLNSIGVRTRWINEGVDLEIVPPAELDMEAIDAEAAIRTRSIIMFLGPLLHRLDRFKLPYAGGCDLGTRTIEPHMIALRRFGLDITATEGLYHAQVESSVVPDRPIVLTERGDTVTENALLAAARHDGVTVIRNASSNYMVQDLCFFLEALGVRVEGIGTTTLTVHGIRDIDVDVDYSPSEDPVEAMSLLAAAVVTESELTIRRVPIEFMEIELAVLEEMGLDHDRSAEYPADNGRTRLVDLTVRPSKLEAPIDKIHPMPFPGLNIDNVPFFAAIAATAQGKTLIHDWVYDNRAIYLTDLNRLGGRLQLLDPHRVLVEGPTRWRAAEMMCPPALRPAVVVLLAMMAAEGTSVLRNVYVINRGYEDLAERLNSVGAQIEIFRDI, encoded by the coding sequence ATGGCAGACGACTACCTCGTACGCATCGGCAAGCTCATCCGTGACGCCCGTCAGCACCGCGGCTGGACCCAGACCCAGCTGGCGGACGCGCTCGGCACCAGCCAGAGCGCCGTCAACCGGATCGAACGCGGTAACCAGAACATCAGCCTTGAGATGATCGCCCGGATCGGCGAAGCCCTGGACAGCGAGATCGTCTCTCTGGGCTACGCCGGCCCCATGCATCTGCGGGTCGTCGGCCGCCGGCGCCTGTCCGGCTCCATCGACGTCAAGACGAGCAAGAACGCCTGTGTGGCGCTGCTGTGCGCCTCCCTCCTCAACAAGGGCCGTACGGTGCTGCGGCGGGTGGCCCGCATCGAGGAGGTCTTCCGCCTCCTGGAGGTGCTGAACTCGATCGGTGTCCGCACCCGTTGGATCAACGAGGGCGTCGACCTGGAGATCGTGCCGCCGGCCGAGCTCGACATGGAGGCCATCGACGCCGAGGCGGCCATCCGCACCCGCTCCATCATCATGTTCCTCGGCCCGCTGCTGCACCGCCTGGACCGCTTCAAGCTGCCCTACGCCGGCGGCTGCGACCTCGGTACGCGCACGATCGAGCCGCACATGATCGCGCTGCGCCGCTTCGGCCTGGACATCACCGCCACCGAGGGCCTCTACCACGCCCAGGTCGAGTCCTCCGTGGTGCCCGACCGCCCGATCGTCCTGACCGAGCGCGGCGACACGGTGACCGAGAACGCCCTGCTGGCGGCCGCCCGCCACGACGGCGTCACCGTCATCCGCAACGCCTCCTCCAACTACATGGTCCAGGACCTGTGCTTCTTCCTGGAGGCGCTGGGCGTACGGGTCGAGGGCATCGGCACCACCACCCTCACCGTGCACGGCATCCGGGACATCGACGTCGACGTCGACTACTCCCCCTCCGAGGACCCGGTCGAGGCGATGAGCCTGCTCGCCGCGGCCGTCGTCACGGAGTCGGAACTGACGATCCGCCGGGTCCCGATCGAGTTCATGGAGATCGAGCTCGCGGTGCTGGAGGAGATGGGCCTCGACCACGACCGCTCGGCCGAGTACCCGGCGGACAACGGCCGCACCCGCCTGGTCGACCTCACGGTCCGCCCCTCCAAGCTGGAGGCGCCGATCGACAAGATCCACCCGATGCCCTTCCCGGGCCTCAACATCGACAACGTCCCCTTCTTCGCTGCCATCGCGGCCACGGCACAGGGCAAGACCCTGATCCACGACTGGGTCTACGACAACCGCGCCATCTACCTCACGGACCTCAACCGCCTCGGCGGCCGCCTCCAGCTCCTCGACCCCCACCGCGTCCTGGTCGAGGGCCCCACCCGCTGGCGCGCCGCCGAAATGATGTGCCCCCCGGCCCTGCGCCCGGCCGTGGTCGTCCTCCTCGCGATGATGGCGGCCGAGGGCACGTCGGTGCTGCGCAACGTGTACGTCATCAACCGGGGGTACGAGGACCTGGCGGAGCGGCTGAACTCGGTGGGGGCGCAGATCGAGATCTTCCGGGACATCTGA
- a CDS encoding restriction endonuclease, which translates to MEDGEEGLRSRLTNLREQLTRVSADLERHSGTLPRKNSETGLVPVEVTAQSRLLSDVEKSDKALGRVYRDLRDALAELAELDLKPARRRQEAARLYERLRSAPFPRTADRDVIGEIKETFTYASSPLLQAGDGLFFQATQLFLERYARHTAAVRSLHDQTRDRCETLTAFAQEALEGPVLKPPVEMSLDEADELHHRAFEQLVADLLHRDGFRIVRSGGGAGDQGADVIAVDQFGRRIMLQAKHFRKGQGSVGQPVVQHLYGGAVAEHQATLPVVVTNGRFTAAAKVWAAERDRVRLVDREGLRRWAQEGVPLADVISPSG; encoded by the coding sequence ATGGAGGACGGCGAGGAGGGTCTCCGTTCCCGTCTGACGAACCTGCGCGAGCAGCTGACACGCGTCTCCGCCGACCTGGAACGCCACTCCGGGACGCTGCCGCGCAAGAACAGCGAGACCGGCCTCGTGCCGGTGGAGGTGACGGCGCAGAGCAGACTGCTGTCGGACGTGGAGAAGAGCGACAAAGCTCTCGGCCGCGTGTACCGGGATCTGAGAGACGCGCTCGCCGAACTGGCGGAGCTCGATCTGAAGCCTGCACGACGGCGTCAGGAGGCCGCCCGGCTGTACGAGCGCCTGCGGAGCGCCCCCTTCCCACGGACCGCCGATCGGGACGTGATCGGTGAGATCAAGGAGACGTTCACCTACGCCTCCTCTCCCCTCCTGCAGGCCGGAGACGGTCTCTTCTTCCAGGCCACACAGTTGTTCCTGGAGCGCTACGCCAGGCACACGGCCGCTGTCCGGTCCCTTCACGACCAGACCCGGGACCGCTGCGAGACCCTGACGGCCTTCGCTCAGGAGGCCCTGGAGGGCCCCGTGCTCAAGCCGCCCGTGGAGATGAGTCTCGACGAGGCCGACGAGCTCCACCACCGCGCATTCGAGCAGCTCGTCGCCGACCTCCTACATCGCGACGGGTTTCGGATCGTGCGCTCGGGTGGAGGAGCCGGCGACCAGGGTGCCGACGTCATCGCGGTCGACCAATTCGGGCGGCGCATCATGTTGCAGGCGAAACACTTCCGGAAGGGCCAGGGCTCGGTGGGCCAGCCGGTCGTGCAGCACCTGTACGGCGGAGCCGTGGCGGAGCACCAGGCGACGCTCCCGGTCGTCGTCACCAACGGCCGGTTCACGGCCGCCGCGAAGGTCTGGGCGGCGGAGCGCGACCGGGTTCGCCTCGTCGACCGCGAGGGGCTGCGCCGATGGGCTCAGGAAGGCGTACCCCTCGCGGACGTCATCAGTCCGTCCGGCTGA